One Coffea arabica cultivar ET-39 chromosome 5e, Coffea Arabica ET-39 HiFi, whole genome shotgun sequence DNA segment encodes these proteins:
- the LOC113743308 gene encoding apoptosis inhibitor 5-like protein API5 isoform X3, translating into MAKATDDSIDIGKLYGYDHRLSEAKDKSQHKEDYECILAAANGLVKARQLAAMLIPKFFKYFPQISEQALDQYLYLCEDDELGVRVQAIRGLPLFCKDTPEHLSKIVDILAQLLVTGEIVERDAVNKALMSLLRQDTRTSLTALFKHVGSTEERGAEEPSTWENVREKVLGFIKEKVFPLKAELLKPQEEMERHIVNLVKQNLQDVTAGEFKMFVDFLKSLSLFGQNASAEHVQELVEIIEGQADLDAIFDLPEKWTLDLLKTLAECSLYATPQDSRQFLPSVVQLLKKYMVRRKIEEMNFTCIECLLYAFHHLAHKTPNATNSLCGYKIVTGQPSDRLGEDFSEQFKDFTERLSTIEDLTRSMIKKLTQGMDDQNKAMKAAKTEEEKDDIKTQKQSATSGLKSCNNILSMAQPLHSKSPSFIGDQKINLSWKELAKPSVLPTAAAAAGQKRTAAAVNGVNTSSMKKGRGAGGFQNQLLNKAFEGLSSGGRGGRNRGWQGRGRGRGLR; encoded by the exons ATGGCCAAGGCTACTGATGATTCCATCGATATAGGGAAGCTCTACGGGTACGACCATCGGCTCAGCGAGGCGAAAGACAAGTCTCAA CATAAGGAGGACTATGAGTGCATTCTCGCGGCAGCGAACGGCTTAGTGAAGGCGAGGCAATTGGCGGCGATGCTAATACCGAAGTTCTTCAAGTATTTTCCTCAGATTTCCGAGCAAGCACTCGATCAGTATTTGTATCTCTGCGAAGATGATGAGCTAGGG GTGCGAGTTCAAGCAATCCGTGGGCTACCTCTTTTTTGCAAAGATACACCTGAACATCTGTCTAAAATTGTTGACATTCTTGCTCAGCTTCTAGTGACCG GAGAAATTGTGGAGCGTGATGCAGTAAACAAAGCTCTGATGTCTTTGTTGCGGCAGGATACAAGAA CATCCTTGACAGCTTTGTTTAAGCATGTTGGAAGCACTGAAGAACGGGGTGCTGAGGAGCCTAGCACATGGGAGAATGTTCGCGAAAAGGTTCTTGGCTTTATCAAAGAAAAG GTATTTCCCCTCAAGGCTGAGTTGTTAAAACCACAGGAAGAAATGGAGAGGCATATAGTTAATTTGGTGAAACAG AACTTGCAAGATGTGACGGCAGGTGAGTTTAAAATGTTCGTGGACTTTTTGAAGAGCTTGAGCTTATTTGGACAGAATGCTTCGGCTGAACATGTTCAAGAATTGGTTGAGATCATCGAGGGTCAAGCTGATCTAGATGCTATATTTGAC CTTCCAGAAAAATGGACGCTGGACCTGCTCAAgaccttggccgaatgctcactTTATGCGACACCACAAGATTCTCGTCAATTTCTTCCATCAGTTGTTCAACTTCTtaag AAATACATGGTTCGGAGGAAGATTGAAGAGATGAATTTCACATGTATTGAGTGCCTGTTGTATGCTTTTCACCATTTAGCTCACAAG ACTCCTAATGCCACCAACAGTCTTTGTGGCTACAAGATAGTCACTGGACAGCCATCTGATAGACTTGGGGAAGATTTTTCAGAGCAGTTTAAAGACTTCACAGAAAG ATTGAGCACCATTGAAGATTTAACCAGATCCATGATAAAGAAGTTAACTCAAGGGATGGATGATCAAAACAAAGCAATGAAAGCTGCTAAAACAGAGGAAGAAAAAGATGATATT AAGACACAAAAGCAGAGTGCTACCTCTGGGCTCAAAAGTTGCAATAACATATTGTCAATGGCTCAG CCCCTGCATTCCAAATCACCTTCCTTTATTGGGGATCAGAAAATCAACTTGTCATGGAAGGAATTAGCTAAACCATCAGTTTTACcaactgctgctgctgctgctgg TCAAAAGCGAACTGCTGCTGCTGTTAATGGAGTCAACACTAGTTCAATGAAAAAGGGTCGAGGAGCTGGTGGCTTTCAGAACCAACTTCTAAACAAGGCATTTGAAGGTTTGTCTAGTGGTGGCAGAGGTGGAAGAAACAGAGGTTGGCAGGGACGTGGCAGAGGAAGGGGTCTTCGCTAA
- the LOC113743308 gene encoding apoptosis inhibitor 5-like protein API5 isoform X1 has product MAKATDDSIDIGKLYGYDHRLSEAKDKSQHKEDYECILAAANGLVKARQLAAMLIPKFFKYFPQISEQALDQYLYLCEDDELGVRVQAIRGLPLFCKDTPEHLSKIVDILAQLLVTGEIVERDAVNKALMSLLRQDTRTSLTALFKHVGSTEERGAEEPSTWENVREKVLGFIKEKVFPLKAELLKPQEEMERHIVNLVKQNLQDVTAGEFKMFVDFLKSLSLFGQNASAEHVQELVEIIEGQADLDAIFDVSDVDHIERFISCLRMALPLFVRGASSSKFINYLSKQIVPIFDKLPEKWTLDLLKTLAECSLYATPQDSRQFLPSVVQLLKKYMVRRKIEEMNFTCIECLLYAFHHLAHKTPNATNSLCGYKIVTGQPSDRLGEDFSEQFKDFTERLSTIEDLTRSMIKKLTQGMDDQNKAMKAAKTEEEKDDIKTQKQSATSGLKSCNNILSMAQPLHSKSPSFIGDQKINLSWKELAKPSVLPTAAAAAGQKRTAAAVNGVNTSSMKKGRGAGGFQNQLLNKAFEGLSSGGRGGRNRGWQGRGRGRGLR; this is encoded by the exons ATGGCCAAGGCTACTGATGATTCCATCGATATAGGGAAGCTCTACGGGTACGACCATCGGCTCAGCGAGGCGAAAGACAAGTCTCAA CATAAGGAGGACTATGAGTGCATTCTCGCGGCAGCGAACGGCTTAGTGAAGGCGAGGCAATTGGCGGCGATGCTAATACCGAAGTTCTTCAAGTATTTTCCTCAGATTTCCGAGCAAGCACTCGATCAGTATTTGTATCTCTGCGAAGATGATGAGCTAGGG GTGCGAGTTCAAGCAATCCGTGGGCTACCTCTTTTTTGCAAAGATACACCTGAACATCTGTCTAAAATTGTTGACATTCTTGCTCAGCTTCTAGTGACCG GAGAAATTGTGGAGCGTGATGCAGTAAACAAAGCTCTGATGTCTTTGTTGCGGCAGGATACAAGAA CATCCTTGACAGCTTTGTTTAAGCATGTTGGAAGCACTGAAGAACGGGGTGCTGAGGAGCCTAGCACATGGGAGAATGTTCGCGAAAAGGTTCTTGGCTTTATCAAAGAAAAG GTATTTCCCCTCAAGGCTGAGTTGTTAAAACCACAGGAAGAAATGGAGAGGCATATAGTTAATTTGGTGAAACAG AACTTGCAAGATGTGACGGCAGGTGAGTTTAAAATGTTCGTGGACTTTTTGAAGAGCTTGAGCTTATTTGGACAGAATGCTTCGGCTGAACATGTTCAAGAATTGGTTGAGATCATCGAGGGTCAAGCTGATCTAGATGCTATATTTGAC GTCTCAGATGTTGATCATATAGAACGATTCATATCTTGCCTTCGTATGGCCCTTCCTTTATTCGTT AGGGGTGCATCAAGCAGCAAGTTCATTAATTATCTGAGCAAACAAATTGTACCTATTTTTGACAAG CTTCCAGAAAAATGGACGCTGGACCTGCTCAAgaccttggccgaatgctcactTTATGCGACACCACAAGATTCTCGTCAATTTCTTCCATCAGTTGTTCAACTTCTtaag AAATACATGGTTCGGAGGAAGATTGAAGAGATGAATTTCACATGTATTGAGTGCCTGTTGTATGCTTTTCACCATTTAGCTCACAAG ACTCCTAATGCCACCAACAGTCTTTGTGGCTACAAGATAGTCACTGGACAGCCATCTGATAGACTTGGGGAAGATTTTTCAGAGCAGTTTAAAGACTTCACAGAAAG ATTGAGCACCATTGAAGATTTAACCAGATCCATGATAAAGAAGTTAACTCAAGGGATGGATGATCAAAACAAAGCAATGAAAGCTGCTAAAACAGAGGAAGAAAAAGATGATATT AAGACACAAAAGCAGAGTGCTACCTCTGGGCTCAAAAGTTGCAATAACATATTGTCAATGGCTCAG CCCCTGCATTCCAAATCACCTTCCTTTATTGGGGATCAGAAAATCAACTTGTCATGGAAGGAATTAGCTAAACCATCAGTTTTACcaactgctgctgctgctgctgg TCAAAAGCGAACTGCTGCTGCTGTTAATGGAGTCAACACTAGTTCAATGAAAAAGGGTCGAGGAGCTGGTGGCTTTCAGAACCAACTTCTAAACAAGGCATTTGAAGGTTTGTCTAGTGGTGGCAGAGGTGGAAGAAACAGAGGTTGGCAGGGACGTGGCAGAGGAAGGGGTCTTCGCTAA
- the LOC113743308 gene encoding apoptosis inhibitor 5-like protein API5 isoform X2 produces MAKATDDSIDIGKLYGYDHRLSEAKDKSQHKEDYECILAAANGLVKARQLAAMLIPKFFKYFPQISEQALDQYLYLCEDDELGVRVQAIRGLPLFCKDTPEHLSKIVDILAQLLVTGEIVERDAVNKALMSLLRQDTRTSLTALFKHVGSTEERGAEEPSTWENVREKVLGFIKEKVFPLKAELLKPQEEMERHIVNLVKQNLQDVTAGEFKMFVDFLKSLSLFGQNASAEHVQELVEIIEGQADLDAIFDVSDVDHIERFISCLRMALPLFVLPEKWTLDLLKTLAECSLYATPQDSRQFLPSVVQLLKKYMVRRKIEEMNFTCIECLLYAFHHLAHKTPNATNSLCGYKIVTGQPSDRLGEDFSEQFKDFTERLSTIEDLTRSMIKKLTQGMDDQNKAMKAAKTEEEKDDIKTQKQSATSGLKSCNNILSMAQPLHSKSPSFIGDQKINLSWKELAKPSVLPTAAAAAGQKRTAAAVNGVNTSSMKKGRGAGGFQNQLLNKAFEGLSSGGRGGRNRGWQGRGRGRGLR; encoded by the exons ATGGCCAAGGCTACTGATGATTCCATCGATATAGGGAAGCTCTACGGGTACGACCATCGGCTCAGCGAGGCGAAAGACAAGTCTCAA CATAAGGAGGACTATGAGTGCATTCTCGCGGCAGCGAACGGCTTAGTGAAGGCGAGGCAATTGGCGGCGATGCTAATACCGAAGTTCTTCAAGTATTTTCCTCAGATTTCCGAGCAAGCACTCGATCAGTATTTGTATCTCTGCGAAGATGATGAGCTAGGG GTGCGAGTTCAAGCAATCCGTGGGCTACCTCTTTTTTGCAAAGATACACCTGAACATCTGTCTAAAATTGTTGACATTCTTGCTCAGCTTCTAGTGACCG GAGAAATTGTGGAGCGTGATGCAGTAAACAAAGCTCTGATGTCTTTGTTGCGGCAGGATACAAGAA CATCCTTGACAGCTTTGTTTAAGCATGTTGGAAGCACTGAAGAACGGGGTGCTGAGGAGCCTAGCACATGGGAGAATGTTCGCGAAAAGGTTCTTGGCTTTATCAAAGAAAAG GTATTTCCCCTCAAGGCTGAGTTGTTAAAACCACAGGAAGAAATGGAGAGGCATATAGTTAATTTGGTGAAACAG AACTTGCAAGATGTGACGGCAGGTGAGTTTAAAATGTTCGTGGACTTTTTGAAGAGCTTGAGCTTATTTGGACAGAATGCTTCGGCTGAACATGTTCAAGAATTGGTTGAGATCATCGAGGGTCAAGCTGATCTAGATGCTATATTTGAC GTCTCAGATGTTGATCATATAGAACGATTCATATCTTGCCTTCGTATGGCCCTTCCTTTATTCGTT CTTCCAGAAAAATGGACGCTGGACCTGCTCAAgaccttggccgaatgctcactTTATGCGACACCACAAGATTCTCGTCAATTTCTTCCATCAGTTGTTCAACTTCTtaag AAATACATGGTTCGGAGGAAGATTGAAGAGATGAATTTCACATGTATTGAGTGCCTGTTGTATGCTTTTCACCATTTAGCTCACAAG ACTCCTAATGCCACCAACAGTCTTTGTGGCTACAAGATAGTCACTGGACAGCCATCTGATAGACTTGGGGAAGATTTTTCAGAGCAGTTTAAAGACTTCACAGAAAG ATTGAGCACCATTGAAGATTTAACCAGATCCATGATAAAGAAGTTAACTCAAGGGATGGATGATCAAAACAAAGCAATGAAAGCTGCTAAAACAGAGGAAGAAAAAGATGATATT AAGACACAAAAGCAGAGTGCTACCTCTGGGCTCAAAAGTTGCAATAACATATTGTCAATGGCTCAG CCCCTGCATTCCAAATCACCTTCCTTTATTGGGGATCAGAAAATCAACTTGTCATGGAAGGAATTAGCTAAACCATCAGTTTTACcaactgctgctgctgctgctgg TCAAAAGCGAACTGCTGCTGCTGTTAATGGAGTCAACACTAGTTCAATGAAAAAGGGTCGAGGAGCTGGTGGCTTTCAGAACCAACTTCTAAACAAGGCATTTGAAGGTTTGTCTAGTGGTGGCAGAGGTGGAAGAAACAGAGGTTGGCAGGGACGTGGCAGAGGAAGGGGTCTTCGCTAA
- the LOC113688565 gene encoding uncharacterized protein isoform X2: protein MSEKPTKKPPKKIRKGAKNHNPRRSIKPWDHDDDIPSMKSKNLRGIKGAIRAVTNPSYCLEMGIGNLNRDGESLRYHHRKKLWLLLKKLMRMQNWAEASGVLSVLLRGTAREKSISRNRIKYFATLELLQRIKGDNINKRRMQAVYDLWMMRLGPMRMRPAEDRFAALKEYILFCLTRGDTEDAHTAAVCLMQECGFDSDAVSNLVVGLTFSQLWYSSIPKEMQLGRLSKCATPMQLEISGGRISTSLKNSEEHNAIESQATNVPSKCASNISVGNYKGYSKNDDVDQNGEVSMNFEDNMGGQSPHQFQALGFYMHSVERSGDEESTSPFQGDVVPRTSIFYTCGLPPWLLPLQLPHSTENLENFIYMHRNSLNDYYKNALKYFRAALYSEPPAYEAFHPLIQMLLVGDQVQEALNEVEKFSCNPETALQLRLKTSLLEYFNDGNYGKLPMHFEDILKKDPTCSYSLARLVNMHRIGYYGTEKLVEMIAWHLDAVLAEYSTWKEFASCFLELSQTVGDQVSACFDSNEAGKKENFSCNVIQIPAIFTNPESQCTWRLRCRWWEKRHYSRKILESEIAAGDLQLITYKAAAACHLYGREFRYVVKASEQLGREKNIESLSILRMHDRNSVGFYSSIGKKSL, encoded by the exons atGTCAGAAAAACCAACTAAAAAACCGCCAAAGAAGATCAGGAAGGGCGCCAAAAATCATAACCCAAGGCGTAGTATAAAGCCGTGGGATCACGACGATGATATTCCCTCCATGAAATCCAAGAACCTCAGGGGCATTAAGGGAGCTATACGGGCTGTTACGAACCCCAGTTACTGTTTAGAGATGGGCATTGGGAATTTAAACCGGGATGGTGAAAGTCTTCGGTACCATCACCGGAAAAAACTCTGGTTGCTTCTGAAGAAGTTAATGAGAATGCAGAATTGGGCCGAGGCCAGTGGTGTTTTAAGTGTTTTGCTTAGAGGGACTGCTAGAGAAAAATCAATTTCGAGAAATCGAATAAAATATTTT GCTACACTAGAGCTTCTCCAACGTATAAAAGGTGATAACATTAACAAAAGAAGAATGCAGGCTGTTTATGACTTGTGGATGATGAGGTTAGGGCCAATGAGAATGCGGCCAGCAGAG GACAGGTTTGCTGCTCTAAAGGAATATATACTTTTCTGTCTAACTCGAGGGGATACAGAGGATGCACACACGGCTGCTGTTTG TCTCATGCAGGAATGTGGTTTTGATAGTGATGCGGTCTCAAACTTGGTTGTCGGATTGACATTTTCGCAGTTATGGTATTCAAGTATCCCAAAAGAAATGCAATTAGGGCGTTTGAGTAAGTGTGCTACTCCCATGCAATTGGAGATCTCTGGAGGTAGAATCTCTACGTCACTTAAGAATTCTGAGGAGCACAATGCTATTGAATCTCAAGCAACAAATGTTCCTTCCAAATGTGCTTCAAACATCTCTGTTGGCAACTACAAAGGTTATTCAAAAAATGATGATGTTGATCAAAATGGAGAAGTGTCAATGAATTTTGAGGATAACATGGGCGGACAATCTCCCCACCAGTTCCAGGCACTAGGGTTTTACATGCATTCTGTGGAAAGAAGTGGAGATGAAGAATCTACATCTCCATTTCAGGGTGATGTTGTACCTAGGACCTCCATTTTCTATACTTGTG GTCTACCGCCATGGCTATTGCCTTTGCAACTCCCTCATTCAACTGAAAATCTGGAGAATTTCATTTATATGCATCGAAACTCACTTAATGACTACTACAAGAATGCATTGAAATATTTCCGTGCTGCTCTTTACTCAGAGCCACCAGCATATGAGGCCTTTCATCCTCTGATACAG ATGCTATTGGTTGGAGATCAGGTTCAGGAGGCCTTGAATGAGGTTGAAAAGTTTTCTTGTAATCCAGAGACAGCACTTCAATTAAG ATTGAAGACTAGTTTGTTGGAATACTTTAATGATGGCAACTATGGCAAACTTCCCATGCATTTTGAGGACATCTTGAAGAAGGACCCTACATGTAGCTACTCATTGGCTAGACTTGTGAATATGCATCGAATAG GGTATTACGGTACTGAAAAGCTTGTTGAGATGATAGCATGGCATTTGGATGCTGTGCTTGCAGAGTACAGTACATGGAAAGAGTTTGCTTCCTGCTTTCTGGAGCTCTCGCAGACTGTGGGAGATCAAGTATCAGCATGTTTTGACAGCAATGAAGCTGGGAAGAAAGAGAACTTCTCATGCAATGTTATTCAAATTCCAGCAATTTTTACCAACCCTGAATCCCAATGTACTTGGAGATTACGGTGCAGGTGGTGGGAGAAACGTCATTACAGTCGAAAGATACTTGAATCGGAAATTGCAGCAG GAGACCTGCAACTCATAACCTACAAGGCAGCGGCTGCATGTCATCTCTATGGACGGGAATTCAGATATGTTGTTAAAGCTAGTGAACAATTagggagggaaaaaaatattGAATCGCTGTCTATTTTGCGGATGCATGATCGGAATTCTGTTGGATTTTATTCTAGTATTGGCAAGAAAAGTttatga
- the LOC113688565 gene encoding uncharacterized protein isoform X1, producing MSEKPTKKPPKKIRKGAKNHNPRRSIKPWDHDDDIPSMKSKNLRGIKGAIRAVTNPSYCLEMGIGNLNRDGESLRYHHRKKLWLLLKKLMRMQNWAEASGVLSVLLRGTAREKSISRNRIKYFATLELLQRIKGDNINKRRMQAVYDLWMMRLGPMRMRPAEDRFAALKEYILFCLTRGDTEDAHTAAVCLMQECGFDSDAVSNLVVGLTFSQLWYSSIPKEMQLGRLSKCATPMQLEISGGRISTSLKNSEEHNAIESQATNVPSKCASNISVGNYKGYSKNDDVDQNGEVSMNFEDNMGGQSPHQFQALGFYMHSVERSGDEESTSPFQGDVVPRTSIFYTCGLPPWLLPLQLPHSTENLENFIYMHRNSLNDYYKNALKYFRAALYSEPPAYEAFHPLIQMLLVGDQVQEALNEVEKFSCNPETALQLRLKTSLLEYFNDGNYGKLPMHFEDILKKDPTCSYSLARLVNMHRIVVLSGYYGTEKLVEMIAWHLDAVLAEYSTWKEFASCFLELSQTVGDQVSACFDSNEAGKKENFSCNVIQIPAIFTNPESQCTWRLRCRWWEKRHYSRKILESEIAAGDLQLITYKAAAACHLYGREFRYVVKASEQLGREKNIESLSILRMHDRNSVGFYSSIGKKSL from the exons atGTCAGAAAAACCAACTAAAAAACCGCCAAAGAAGATCAGGAAGGGCGCCAAAAATCATAACCCAAGGCGTAGTATAAAGCCGTGGGATCACGACGATGATATTCCCTCCATGAAATCCAAGAACCTCAGGGGCATTAAGGGAGCTATACGGGCTGTTACGAACCCCAGTTACTGTTTAGAGATGGGCATTGGGAATTTAAACCGGGATGGTGAAAGTCTTCGGTACCATCACCGGAAAAAACTCTGGTTGCTTCTGAAGAAGTTAATGAGAATGCAGAATTGGGCCGAGGCCAGTGGTGTTTTAAGTGTTTTGCTTAGAGGGACTGCTAGAGAAAAATCAATTTCGAGAAATCGAATAAAATATTTT GCTACACTAGAGCTTCTCCAACGTATAAAAGGTGATAACATTAACAAAAGAAGAATGCAGGCTGTTTATGACTTGTGGATGATGAGGTTAGGGCCAATGAGAATGCGGCCAGCAGAG GACAGGTTTGCTGCTCTAAAGGAATATATACTTTTCTGTCTAACTCGAGGGGATACAGAGGATGCACACACGGCTGCTGTTTG TCTCATGCAGGAATGTGGTTTTGATAGTGATGCGGTCTCAAACTTGGTTGTCGGATTGACATTTTCGCAGTTATGGTATTCAAGTATCCCAAAAGAAATGCAATTAGGGCGTTTGAGTAAGTGTGCTACTCCCATGCAATTGGAGATCTCTGGAGGTAGAATCTCTACGTCACTTAAGAATTCTGAGGAGCACAATGCTATTGAATCTCAAGCAACAAATGTTCCTTCCAAATGTGCTTCAAACATCTCTGTTGGCAACTACAAAGGTTATTCAAAAAATGATGATGTTGATCAAAATGGAGAAGTGTCAATGAATTTTGAGGATAACATGGGCGGACAATCTCCCCACCAGTTCCAGGCACTAGGGTTTTACATGCATTCTGTGGAAAGAAGTGGAGATGAAGAATCTACATCTCCATTTCAGGGTGATGTTGTACCTAGGACCTCCATTTTCTATACTTGTG GTCTACCGCCATGGCTATTGCCTTTGCAACTCCCTCATTCAACTGAAAATCTGGAGAATTTCATTTATATGCATCGAAACTCACTTAATGACTACTACAAGAATGCATTGAAATATTTCCGTGCTGCTCTTTACTCAGAGCCACCAGCATATGAGGCCTTTCATCCTCTGATACAG ATGCTATTGGTTGGAGATCAGGTTCAGGAGGCCTTGAATGAGGTTGAAAAGTTTTCTTGTAATCCAGAGACAGCACTTCAATTAAG ATTGAAGACTAGTTTGTTGGAATACTTTAATGATGGCAACTATGGCAAACTTCCCATGCATTTTGAGGACATCTTGAAGAAGGACCCTACATGTAGCTACTCATTGGCTAGACTTGTGAATATGCATCGAATAG TTGTATTGTCAGGGTATTACGGTACTGAAAAGCTTGTTGAGATGATAGCATGGCATTTGGATGCTGTGCTTGCAGAGTACAGTACATGGAAAGAGTTTGCTTCCTGCTTTCTGGAGCTCTCGCAGACTGTGGGAGATCAAGTATCAGCATGTTTTGACAGCAATGAAGCTGGGAAGAAAGAGAACTTCTCATGCAATGTTATTCAAATTCCAGCAATTTTTACCAACCCTGAATCCCAATGTACTTGGAGATTACGGTGCAGGTGGTGGGAGAAACGTCATTACAGTCGAAAGATACTTGAATCGGAAATTGCAGCAG GAGACCTGCAACTCATAACCTACAAGGCAGCGGCTGCATGTCATCTCTATGGACGGGAATTCAGATATGTTGTTAAAGCTAGTGAACAATTagggagggaaaaaaatattGAATCGCTGTCTATTTTGCGGATGCATGATCGGAATTCTGTTGGATTTTATTCTAGTATTGGCAAGAAAAGTttatga